The Hymenobacter baengnokdamensis genome includes a region encoding these proteins:
- a CDS encoding 2Fe-2S iron-sulfur cluster-binding protein: MPLLTIAGLPGPPLNVPVGTTVLAAIHAAGHDWWHACGAKGRCTTCRVRVLSGAELLAPLTEPELRYRAAGRLHETERLACQARVRSEKSGVD; the protein is encoded by the coding sequence ATGCCCCTGCTGACCATTGCGGGCCTGCCCGGCCCGCCCCTCAACGTGCCCGTAGGTACTACGGTGCTGGCGGCCATTCACGCGGCGGGCCACGATTGGTGGCACGCCTGCGGGGCCAAAGGCCGCTGCACTACCTGCCGGGTGCGCGTGCTGAGCGGCGCCGAGCTGCTGGCGCCGCTCACCGAGCCTGAGCTGCGCTACCGGGCCGCCGGCCGCCTGCACGAAACCGAGCGGCTGGCCTGCCAGGCCAGGGTTAGGAGTGAAAAGTCAGGAGTTGACTAG